A region from the Chitinophaga sp. Cy-1792 genome encodes:
- the dapF gene encoding diaminopimelate epimerase, which yields MNQIHFYKYQGTGNDFVIMDNRNGQYDWLTDEQVHELCDRRFGIGADGLMLLNKSEDYDFAMKYYNADGREGTMCGNGGRCLVAFANKMGVGDGSFFFIAVDGEHEATMDGDSWVNLKMQDVDDVEHGPLYYYLNTGSPHFVKHVDDVQAVDVFNEGRAIRYNERFAAVGTNVNFVQPFENGIFVRTYERGVEDETYSCGTGVTAAALTSAGNEEKEYTIPVQTLGGQLEVRFTKTGERTFDNIWLCGPATLVFEGQITLR from the coding sequence ATGAATCAGATTCATTTTTACAAATACCAGGGAACAGGAAACGACTTCGTCATCATGGACAACCGTAACGGCCAGTACGACTGGCTTACAGACGAACAGGTCCACGAACTCTGCGATCGCAGATTCGGTATCGGTGCAGACGGATTAATGCTGTTAAATAAGAGCGAAGACTATGACTTCGCCATGAAATATTATAATGCCGACGGCCGCGAAGGCACCATGTGTGGTAACGGTGGCCGCTGCCTCGTTGCCTTTGCCAATAAAATGGGCGTTGGCGATGGCAGCTTCTTCTTTATCGCAGTAGATGGTGAACACGAAGCCACCATGGACGGCGATAGCTGGGTGAATCTCAAAATGCAGGATGTAGACGATGTGGAACATGGTCCACTCTACTATTACCTCAACACCGGCTCCCCTCACTTTGTAAAACATGTAGATGATGTACAGGCTGTAGACGTTTTCAACGAAGGCCGCGCCATCCGCTACAACGAAAGGTTTGCAGCTGTTGGCACCAACGTCAACTTCGTACAGCCTTTTGAAAATGGCATCTTCGTACGCACCTACGAAAGAGGTGTGGAAGATGAAACCTACTCCTGCGGAACCGGCGTAACCGCCGCCGCACTTACTTCTGCCGGCAACGAAGAAAAAGAATACACCATTCCCGTTCAGACACTGGGCGGTCAGCTGGAAGTTCGCTTCACCAAAACCGGTGAACGTACCTTCGATAATATCTGGCTCTGTGGCCCTGCTACCCTCGTTTTCGAAGGACAGATCACACTCAGGTAA
- a CDS encoding nucleoside phosphorylase, which yields MDKRIAESELIINSRGAVYHLDVRPEELAHTIITVGDPDRVGAVSQHFDKIEGKYQHREFVTHTGYIGNKRLSVVSTGIGTDNIDIVFNELDALVNIDFNTRLVKKDITSLQIIRLGTSGALQEGIPVDSFVVSSFGLGLDNLMPYYLFENSTEEKQLLEAFRGQVALHPGSASPTIFAAADSLAKHFTDGFYSGITVTCPGFYAPQGRVLRGTLSNPNLIDNLTQFSYNHHRISNFEMETSGIYGMGRVLGHQCLSVSAIVANRIRQEFSKDGGAAVAALIKKGLEIIAAI from the coding sequence ATGGACAAACGTATCGCCGAATCAGAACTGATTATTAATAGCCGTGGTGCCGTATATCACCTGGATGTAAGACCTGAGGAACTCGCCCATACTATCATTACAGTTGGCGACCCGGACAGAGTTGGTGCAGTGAGTCAGCACTTTGACAAAATTGAAGGTAAATATCAGCACCGCGAATTTGTAACCCATACCGGTTATATTGGAAATAAACGCCTGTCTGTTGTATCAACAGGTATCGGCACTGATAATATAGATATCGTTTTTAACGAGCTGGATGCGCTGGTGAATATTGATTTTAACACCCGCCTCGTGAAAAAGGACATTACTTCCCTGCAGATTATCCGCCTGGGAACTTCCGGTGCTTTACAGGAAGGTATTCCGGTAGACAGCTTCGTGGTTTCTTCTTTCGGGCTGGGGTTAGATAACCTGATGCCTTATTATTTATTTGAAAACAGTACCGAAGAAAAACAGCTGCTAGAAGCTTTCCGTGGTCAGGTAGCCCTGCACCCGGGTAGTGCCAGTCCTACCATTTTTGCTGCTGCGGATTCGCTGGCGAAACACTTCACTGATGGGTTCTATTCCGGTATTACCGTTACCTGTCCTGGTTTCTATGCACCACAGGGACGCGTGCTGAGAGGCACCCTGAGCAATCCGAACCTGATTGATAACCTCACTCAGTTTTCGTATAACCATCACCGTATTTCCAACTTCGAAATGGAGACTTCCGGTATTTATGGTATGGGTCGTGTGTTAGGCCACCAGTGCTTATCCGTAAGTGCGATTGTAGCGAACCGTATCCGCCAGGAATTCAGTAAAGACGGCGGTGCGGCTGTGGCGGCACTGATTAAAAAAGGTCTTGAAATTATAGCTGCTATCTAA
- a CDS encoding zinc-binding alcohol dehydrogenase family protein produces the protein MKLIQCLEPGQLIYTEAPIPALTAGHTLLQIKRIGICGTDIHAYDGTQPYFTYPRILGHELAAEIVETTDPELHPGSKVTIIPYYACGTCIACRQQKPNCCSSIQVAGVHIDGGMKEFMLVPNKAVIAGNDMTLDELALTEPLAISAHGIRRAAVKAGEQVLIMGAGPIGLGAAAFALQAGATVIMLDVNQQRLAFCKDLFPEITIINVLGEDVTGEIAKITNNEYCSVVIDASGNQQAINNCLQYLAHGGRIVLIGLQKKELIYSHPEFHKRETTLMSSRNATVADFQYVMDCIREQKISPLKMITHRATFEEAVAAFPQWVRPENNVIKAMITL, from the coding sequence ATGAAATTAATTCAATGCCTGGAACCAGGACAACTGATTTATACCGAAGCACCCATCCCGGCACTCACCGCCGGCCATACCCTGCTGCAGATCAAACGCATCGGCATCTGTGGTACTGACATCCACGCGTATGACGGCACACAGCCTTACTTCACCTACCCGCGCATATTAGGTCATGAACTGGCCGCCGAAATAGTTGAAACCACTGATCCGGAACTGCACCCCGGCAGCAAAGTGACCATCATCCCCTATTATGCCTGTGGCACCTGTATCGCCTGCCGGCAACAAAAACCGAACTGCTGTAGCAGTATACAGGTGGCCGGTGTACATATAGACGGCGGCATGAAAGAATTCATGCTGGTGCCCAATAAAGCCGTCATAGCAGGCAATGATATGACACTGGACGAACTGGCGCTCACAGAGCCGCTGGCTATCAGCGCACACGGGATCCGCCGCGCTGCTGTAAAAGCGGGTGAGCAGGTACTAATCATGGGCGCAGGCCCTATTGGCCTGGGGGCTGCTGCGTTTGCGCTACAGGCAGGTGCAACGGTGATTATGCTGGATGTGAACCAGCAACGCCTGGCTTTCTGTAAAGATTTATTTCCGGAGATTACAATTATTAATGTATTGGGAGAGGATGTTACGGGAGAGATAGCAAAGATCACCAATAACGAATATTGCAGTGTGGTCATCGATGCATCAGGCAATCAGCAGGCCATCAATAACTGCCTCCAATATCTTGCCCATGGCGGCAGAATTGTGCTGATAGGTTTACAGAAAAAAGAACTGATATACAGCCACCCTGAATTCCATAAAAGAGAAACTACGTTGATGAGCAGCAGGAATGCGACGGTAGCAGATTTTCAGTATGTGATGGATTGTATCCGCGAGCAGAAGATTTCACCGTTGAAGATGATTACACATCGTGCCACCTTTGAAGAAGCGGTAGCAGCATTCCCGCAGTGGGTACGGCCGGAAAATAACGTGATCAAGGCAATGATAACCTTATAA
- a CDS encoding AraC family transcriptional regulator: MKPALRQMTTSPQHSFIVRRDTGREMINNWHYHPEIEILLIHRSAGTMLVGDFIGPFHSGDVLVFGADLPHCLRHEDAFLKQKKQGAGETICIKFHPRLTGQAFLDLPEARPVNTFIQSCANGWRLHGALAERIGQQIIAAASATPGRQLIQLLSMMEEMVSAGTYEELSSTGFMQQASFEKDDRLKQVFDYTFANFTEKISIAEVAGMLHMTRQSFCRYFKGKTQKTYIHFVMEVRIGHACRLLAEDSGNVAEVSYACGYSSISHFISQFKEITGRTPLEYKRDYARQ; encoded by the coding sequence ATGAAACCAGCACTCAGGCAGATGACTACATCGCCTCAGCATTCTTTTATAGTAAGAAGGGATACCGGCAGGGAGATGATCAACAACTGGCATTATCATCCGGAGATAGAGATCCTGTTGATACATCGTAGTGCAGGAACTATGCTGGTAGGGGATTTCATTGGCCCTTTCCATTCCGGCGACGTGCTGGTTTTTGGTGCGGATCTGCCGCATTGTCTGCGTCATGAAGATGCTTTTCTGAAGCAGAAAAAGCAGGGTGCCGGAGAAACGATCTGCATAAAATTTCATCCCCGGCTGACGGGGCAGGCGTTTCTTGATCTGCCGGAAGCCAGGCCTGTCAATACCTTCATTCAGTCGTGTGCCAATGGCTGGCGCTTACATGGCGCCCTTGCGGAGCGCATCGGGCAGCAGATTATCGCGGCAGCTTCGGCAACGCCTGGGCGGCAGCTGATACAGTTGCTGAGTATGATGGAAGAGATGGTGAGTGCCGGCACCTATGAAGAGCTGTCGTCTACAGGGTTTATGCAGCAGGCCTCATTCGAAAAGGACGACCGGCTGAAGCAGGTGTTCGATTATACCTTTGCCAATTTTACGGAGAAGATCAGTATCGCTGAAGTGGCCGGGATGCTGCATATGACGCGGCAATCATTCTGCCGTTATTTCAAGGGAAAGACGCAGAAAACATATATACATTTTGTGATGGAGGTAAGGATAGGCCATGCCTGCAGGCTACTGGCGGAAGATTCAGGGAATGTGGCAGAGGTTTCCTATGCCTGTGGTTACAGCAGTATTTCGCATTTTATTTCTCAGTTCAAGGAAATTACGGGGCGTACACCGTTGGAATACAAGCGTGATTATGCACGTCAGTAA
- a CDS encoding GNAT family N-acetyltransferase, protein MIEIIKVTADDTTSLDQLRSLFREYANWLNVDLSFQQFEEEMIHLPGAYEAPTGALFLAKIDGQVAGCVAIRQFDNTTAEMKRLFVRDAFHGHGVGKALAAKAIEESKALGYKRIILDTLAHMRPAIELYTSLGFEPIAAYYDNPISSAVYLSLNIEAK, encoded by the coding sequence ATGATTGAGATAATTAAAGTAACCGCCGATGATACCACGAGTTTAGATCAACTGAGGTCCTTATTTCGTGAATATGCCAATTGGTTAAATGTAGATCTTAGTTTCCAGCAGTTCGAAGAAGAAATGATTCATCTTCCCGGAGCTTATGAGGCACCTACAGGTGCATTATTCCTTGCAAAGATTGACGGTCAGGTAGCGGGATGTGTAGCGATCAGACAATTTGACAATACTACTGCAGAGATGAAGCGCCTGTTTGTAAGAGATGCATTCCATGGGCATGGTGTAGGCAAAGCCCTGGCGGCAAAGGCAATTGAAGAAAGTAAAGCATTAGGTTATAAGCGTATAATACTGGATACGCTGGCACATATGCGGCCTGCCATTGAATTATATACCTCGCTTGGGTTTGAGCCTATTGCGGCGTATTATGATAATCCGATCAGCAGTGCGGTATATCTGTCATTAAATATTGAAGCTAAATAA
- a CDS encoding Gfo/Idh/MocA family protein, with translation MTNSRRSFLKSATTLVAGASLLHTLPLRAIAPSDKIRVGAIGINGMGWADLTALLKNPEVECVALCDVDKNVLDKRIGELAQKGIKVKGYSDYRKLLEDKSIDALVIGTPDHWHCLQMTDAVSAGKDVYVEKPAGNSIIECNTMVAARDKYNRVVQVGQWQRSQQHFKDALDFVHSGQLGQVRLVKAWAYMGWMKSIPVQPDGTPPAGVDYKTWLGPAATRPFNPNRFHFNFRWYWDYAGGLMTDWGVHLLDYALMGMKSGAPKSIMAAGGKFAYPDDAAETPDTLTTVYEFDNYNIQWEQATGIDGGPYNRTHGIAFIGNNGTLVVDRGGWEVIPEKGKMEAVARKPSVDNGLDLHAKNFIEVIKSRKIDDLHCPIAAGAHVATIAQMGNIAYRTGKKVYWDANKKQFTENDANKLLAAAYHNGYNIPKIG, from the coding sequence ATGACAAATTCCCGGAGATCATTTCTCAAATCCGCCACTACACTAGTAGCCGGTGCCAGCCTCCTCCATACACTCCCATTACGTGCCATAGCTCCAAGCGATAAAATCCGCGTTGGCGCCATCGGTATCAACGGCATGGGATGGGCAGACCTCACCGCACTCCTGAAAAATCCAGAGGTAGAATGCGTTGCACTCTGCGACGTAGACAAAAACGTACTGGATAAAAGAATAGGTGAGCTGGCACAGAAAGGTATTAAGGTGAAAGGCTATTCCGACTATCGCAAGCTACTGGAAGACAAATCCATCGACGCCCTAGTGATAGGTACCCCTGACCACTGGCACTGCCTCCAGATGACAGATGCTGTATCAGCAGGTAAGGATGTTTACGTTGAAAAGCCTGCCGGCAACTCCATCATCGAATGCAATACCATGGTGGCCGCACGCGATAAATACAACCGCGTCGTGCAGGTAGGCCAATGGCAACGCAGCCAGCAACACTTTAAAGATGCACTCGACTTCGTACACTCCGGACAGCTGGGCCAGGTACGCCTTGTAAAGGCATGGGCCTATATGGGATGGATGAAATCCATACCTGTACAGCCTGACGGCACTCCACCTGCAGGCGTGGATTATAAAACCTGGCTGGGACCCGCCGCCACAAGGCCTTTCAACCCCAACAGGTTCCACTTCAATTTCAGATGGTACTGGGATTATGCCGGCGGACTCATGACCGACTGGGGCGTACACCTCCTGGACTACGCACTCATGGGCATGAAATCCGGCGCCCCTAAGTCTATCATGGCCGCAGGCGGAAAATTCGCTTACCCGGACGACGCAGCAGAAACACCGGATACCCTCACTACAGTGTATGAATTCGATAACTATAATATTCAGTGGGAACAGGCTACCGGCATCGATGGTGGCCCTTACAACCGCACACACGGCATTGCCTTCATCGGCAACAACGGTACGCTGGTAGTAGATCGTGGAGGATGGGAAGTAATCCCTGAAAAAGGTAAAATGGAAGCAGTGGCCCGCAAACCTTCGGTAGACAATGGCCTGGACCTGCATGCGAAAAACTTCATAGAGGTGATCAAGTCACGCAAAATCGATGACCTGCACTGCCCTATCGCTGCTGGTGCGCACGTAGCTACTATCGCGCAAATGGGTAACATAGCCTATCGTACAGGTAAAAAGGTTTACTGGGACGCAAACAAAAAGCAATTCACAGAAAACGATGCCAATAAATTACTGGCAGCTGCATACCACAACGGCTACAATATCCCAAAAATCGGATAA
- a CDS encoding sigma 54-interacting transcriptional regulator, whose protein sequence is MDTNIKTLGELKKSGYKPKSVKEEIRQNLITKLKQKEATFPGIIGYEDTVIPDTERALLSRHNILFLGLRGQAKTRMARQMVDLLDEYIPVVDGSEVNDDPFAPLSRFSRDLIAEKGDKTPIRWLHRTERYGEKLATPDVSVADLIGDIDPIKAANLKLNFADERVIHFGIIPRSNRGIFVINELPDLQARIQVSLFNILQEGDIQIRGFKVRMPLDILFIFTANPEDYTNRGSIVTPLKDRIESQIITHYPKNIENSLLITEQEADVHADQAKKVQISDMVKRLIEQVAFEARSSEYVDKKSGVSARLTIAAYENAVSAGERRAIINKEKDTQVRIGDLQAIIPAITGKIELVYEGEQEGPLQVAHNLLDKSIRSVFANYFPNPESFKKRKQTSPAENPYRTVIQWFDKGNQLQILQDLTDKQYETALSKVEGLRELVGERFPRASTKEAMLLMEFVLHGLSAHSLISKKILENETRFSDLLGTMMNFNLNAEEDMD, encoded by the coding sequence ATGGACACTAACATAAAAACACTCGGAGAACTAAAGAAAAGCGGATACAAGCCTAAGTCAGTAAAAGAAGAAATCAGACAAAACCTGATTACAAAACTGAAACAGAAAGAAGCGACCTTCCCCGGTATCATCGGCTATGAAGATACCGTGATTCCCGATACGGAAAGAGCTTTGCTGTCGCGCCACAACATCCTGTTCCTGGGCCTCCGCGGCCAGGCCAAAACCAGGATGGCACGCCAGATGGTAGACCTGCTGGATGAATACATCCCTGTGGTAGATGGCTCGGAAGTAAACGACGATCCTTTCGCACCACTCTCCCGCTTTTCCCGCGACCTCATCGCAGAAAAAGGCGATAAAACACCCATCAGATGGCTGCACCGCACCGAACGCTACGGTGAAAAACTCGCCACACCCGACGTTTCCGTGGCTGACCTTATCGGCGATATCGACCCGATTAAAGCCGCTAACCTGAAACTTAACTTCGCAGACGAACGTGTCATACATTTCGGTATCATCCCCCGCTCCAACCGCGGGATATTCGTTATCAACGAACTCCCCGATCTGCAGGCACGTATACAGGTATCCCTCTTCAATATCCTCCAGGAAGGCGACATCCAGATCCGCGGATTTAAAGTAAGGATGCCACTCGATATCCTCTTCATATTTACCGCTAACCCGGAAGACTATACGAACCGCGGCTCCATCGTTACACCGCTGAAAGACAGGATCGAAAGTCAGATCATCACCCACTACCCGAAAAATATCGAAAACTCCCTGCTCATCACCGAACAGGAAGCTGATGTACACGCAGACCAGGCGAAGAAAGTACAGATCTCCGATATGGTGAAACGCCTCATCGAGCAGGTAGCCTTCGAAGCCCGCAGCAGCGAATATGTCGATAAGAAAAGTGGCGTATCTGCCCGCCTTACCATTGCAGCGTATGAAAATGCTGTCAGTGCCGGCGAACGCAGGGCCATCATCAATAAAGAAAAAGATACACAGGTCCGTATAGGAGATTTGCAGGCCATTATTCCCGCCATCACCGGGAAAATAGAACTGGTATACGAAGGAGAACAGGAAGGCCCATTGCAGGTAGCACACAACCTCCTCGACAAATCCATCCGCTCCGTTTTCGCCAATTATTTCCCTAACCCGGAAAGCTTCAAAAAGCGTAAACAGACTTCTCCCGCTGAAAACCCTTACCGTACCGTCATCCAATGGTTCGATAAAGGCAATCAGCTACAGATACTGCAGGACCTCACAGATAAACAATACGAAACCGCTCTCAGCAAAGTAGAAGGCCTCCGTGAGCTCGTCGGCGAACGGTTCCCCCGCGCCTCCACCAAAGAAGCCATGCTGCTGATGGAGTTCGTCCTGCACGGACTCAGCGCCCACTCGCTTATCAGTAAAAAAATACTCGAAAACGAAACACGCTTCTCCGACCTCCTCGGCACCATGATGAACTTCAATCTCAACGCCGAAGAAGATATGGACTAG
- a CDS encoding VWA domain-containing protein — MRGITFSRFMPGDNTKPPFQKLLDLFTQLLTYTSGDVTEALQWLTQLDNEYGLTDEEYGIGDFLKELQEKGFIRENETTGEIVITSKTEQTIRKSALEEIFGKLKKSSTGNHNIRKSGNGDELNAETRPFQFGDPVDHLDITASIHNAQVNHGIDSFNIEQDDLVIRETDFKTQTSTALMIDISHSMILYGEDRITPAKKVAMALSELITTRYPKDTLDIIVFGNDAWQIEIKDLPYLQVGPYHTNTVAGLELAMDLLRRRRNPNKQIFMITDGKPTCLKQGKQYYKNSFGLDRKILNRTLNLAAQCKKLKIPITTFMVATDPWLQQFVQEFTETNNGKAFFSGTDKLGQFLFYDFENGKRKLF; from the coding sequence ATGAGAGGAATTACATTTTCCAGGTTTATGCCTGGTGACAATACTAAGCCACCTTTCCAGAAACTACTGGATCTCTTCACACAACTCCTTACCTATACCAGCGGCGATGTTACAGAAGCCCTTCAATGGCTAACCCAGCTGGATAATGAGTATGGCCTCACTGATGAAGAATATGGCATAGGTGATTTCCTGAAAGAACTACAGGAAAAAGGTTTTATCCGTGAAAACGAAACCACCGGAGAAATCGTTATCACCTCCAAAACAGAACAGACCATCCGCAAAAGCGCATTGGAAGAAATCTTCGGCAAACTGAAGAAATCTTCCACAGGAAACCATAATATCCGTAAATCAGGCAATGGCGACGAACTGAATGCAGAAACAAGACCCTTTCAGTTTGGCGACCCTGTAGACCACCTGGATATTACCGCCTCCATTCATAATGCGCAGGTAAACCACGGTATCGATAGCTTTAATATCGAACAGGATGACCTCGTTATCAGGGAAACAGACTTCAAAACACAAACGTCTACAGCCCTCATGATTGATATATCCCACTCCATGATTTTATATGGAGAAGATCGTATCACCCCGGCAAAGAAGGTGGCCATGGCCCTCAGTGAGCTGATTACCACCCGATACCCGAAAGATACCCTCGATATCATCGTGTTTGGTAACGATGCCTGGCAAATCGAAATTAAAGACCTGCCTTACCTGCAGGTAGGCCCGTACCATACCAATACCGTTGCCGGCCTCGAACTGGCCATGGACCTGCTGCGCCGCCGCAGGAACCCTAACAAGCAGATCTTCATGATCACCGATGGTAAGCCCACCTGCCTCAAACAAGGCAAACAATACTATAAAAACAGCTTCGGGCTCGACAGAAAAATCCTTAACAGGACCCTCAACCTCGCCGCCCAATGCAAAAAATTAAAAATTCCCATCACCACCTTCATGGTGGCCACTGATCCCTGGCTACAACAGTTCGTCCAGGAATTCACCGAAACCAATAACGGAAAAGCCTTCTTCTCCGGTACCGATAAATTAGGACAGTTCCTCTTCTACGATTTCGAAAATGGTAAAAGAAAACTATTCTGA
- a CDS encoding sugar phosphate isomerase/epimerase, producing MKKLRNALMLAGGLAAALFAQSAKSQARADALGWKLGAQAYTFNRFTFAEALDKMDSCGIQYVEAFPGQVLGGGLEGKFDYHMSPGQQEALKQLIKKKHKVLVAFGVVVPGSEAEWRMLFDFANRMGIQSITTEPQPEYLDLISSLCDQYNIKVAIHDHPKPSHYWSPDSVLAAIKGRSKLMGACADIGHWVRSGLDPVECLKKLNGRVVSLHFKDLNEKSPNAHDVVWGNGVSQIPRVLDELKAQKFKGLFSVEYEYHWENSVPEVKESAAYWRSMVSNL from the coding sequence ATGAAAAAACTACGGAATGCATTAATGCTGGCTGGCGGCTTAGCGGCTGCATTATTTGCACAAAGTGCGAAATCGCAGGCCAGAGCAGATGCATTGGGTTGGAAACTGGGAGCGCAGGCTTACACCTTCAACCGATTTACTTTTGCGGAAGCCCTTGACAAAATGGACAGCTGTGGCATCCAGTACGTGGAAGCATTTCCAGGTCAGGTACTGGGCGGCGGACTGGAAGGCAAGTTCGACTATCATATGTCGCCAGGCCAGCAGGAAGCCCTGAAACAACTGATTAAAAAGAAACACAAAGTGCTGGTGGCCTTTGGCGTAGTGGTACCTGGTTCTGAAGCCGAATGGAGAATGCTGTTCGATTTCGCCAACAGAATGGGTATCCAGAGCATTACGACGGAGCCACAGCCAGAATACCTGGACCTGATTTCTTCTCTTTGTGATCAATATAATATCAAAGTAGCGATACATGATCATCCAAAACCAAGCCATTACTGGAGTCCTGACAGCGTGCTGGCTGCAATAAAAGGACGCAGTAAGCTCATGGGTGCCTGCGCGGATATCGGCCACTGGGTACGTTCCGGCCTGGATCCTGTAGAGTGTCTGAAAAAACTGAATGGTCGTGTGGTGAGCCTTCACTTCAAAGATCTGAACGAAAAATCTCCTAACGCACATGATGTTGTTTGGGGTAATGGTGTTTCTCAGATTCCTAGAGTACTGGATGAGCTGAAGGCACAGAAATTCAAAGGCCTGTTCTCTGTAGAATATGAATACCACTGGGAGAACAGTGTACCGGAAGTAAAAGAAAGTGCTGCTTACTGGAGATCCATGGTGAGCAATCTATAA